CACCCAGGAAAGAATACCTCAGTAAAACCCAAATTCATATTAGGCACTGAATTTAAATCTCCTACTCCTTCAAAGGTAATTATCGGACAGTCATTTTGGAATATTTTTATAGGAGGTCCCGTACGTCTAACATTTATTTTTTCTATTGAACCATTGTAAAAACCATTGACTCCGTTTGACATAAAAATCTCCTTTCTGCTTATTTTTATTATAATACTAATCTTTTTCCTTTCATCTAACATCTTATGTTACTAGATGCAAAGGTGTATAGGTGACTACCATTAAACAGTTTTTTAAACTCTTACAATATCAAATTGTTAATGGTTCCTTTCCAACTCCCAGCAGATTCATTTGGTTAAGGATTGGTAAAAATATAAAAAACTGCAAGGCCTTTCATCATACTAAAATTGATGTCTTGAAATCTTATAAAACTCATCAATGGCTTTGAAACAGAATAAGATGGCACTTCCTCTGAATCATCAGGTTCCTCTAATACATCCGCAATTCTCTCTACTGCCGTAGCAGAACGCTGAAATCCTGCCCACTGTCCAGCCACATGCATACCTTTTGCAGGAAAGTAAACAGGCTGTAGCTTTTGTGAAAGTATTGTAAGAAAATTGGCAAGCACGCGTTGCCCTCGCATTGAAATTGATTAAGGAAAAGCGCATTAATGAAGTAAACGAACTTATTTGCCTTGAAACACTGAAAGCAAAAATAGCAAAAACCACAGGAACAAGCCCCTGCTAAAACAGATATGATTAATAGTAATAAAGTTTTGACACTCCCTATATGAGAAAAAGTAAAGATGTTTACCAAAGTGGGAGTTTTGATGCTGATAAAGACCCTGAAGAAAAGAGCCTTACTCAGTACAATTCCGCTTTAAGATCAGAATGGACAGGAGATGGTTTTCAGCAAACCCATATAGATATGAACTAAATGGAAGTAAAGAGCACTCCTTAATCCAAATTGAGGCAGTCTCTAATGTTCAGCTAAATTCAAGGAAATTAAGACTAGGGATGCGATCTCCAATACCCAAATAGCGAAAAAAGCTGCAGGGCCAAATAGGCCCTGCAGCTTTTTTCATCTCAATTACTTGTTATTCCTCCACTCTTTCATCCTTCCCCGCCAGCCAAAAAGCCGTAGCTATGGAACCAAAAATCACGATAAACGGCGCATAAAACATTACAAATTCCGCCATGATTCTCCCCTCCTACGCATGGTCGTCACGCTTCCCCTGTACATAGTCTTTATTGAAAAGAAACAGCCTTAGCAGCAGATAAAGGGACGGCAGCAGCAATCCCAGTCCTGCTATGAAGGCAATGACCAGGGCGATGGCCATAGCTTCGTTTGTGAAACCGTCATAAATGGTCAGGTATGGATAAAGCAGATACGGATAATGCGAGATCCCATAGGCAAAGAAAGCCACAAAGAATTGCCCTGTCAGCAGCCCGAATGCAAGGCCGTAGTATCTTCTCTTCCATATTAGATAGACGGTTCCTGCAAACAGCAGGAATGAGATGCCGAACAGCCACCACAAATCCATTAATCTGCTGAAATGCTCAGGATTATGATCCCTCAGTTCGACAATGATGCCTGCCGCTGTTACGATAGAGGGCACCGCCCAAATAAGAGCGTATTTCCTCAGCAGTTCTGTGGCCGGTTCATCGCTTGCTTTATTGGCATACCAGGTAAGGAACACTGCTGATATATATAGTACTGCTGTTATACTCAGCACAACAATGCTCCATGTCAGCGGGCTGGTGAACAATGTCCAATAGTCAAGCTCCAGTCCCTCTGAACTTTCACTAACGAATCCGCCTTCTGAAATGGTCAGGACTATGGACAGAGATGCAGGAATGAAAAGACCTGAAAGTCCATACAAATAGGTCCATCTTTTTTGTCTAAGTCCCCCGTAGGTGGTAAAAGCGTAATAAGATCCGCGAATGGCAAGCAGGACTATCGCAATACTTGCCGGCACCAGCAGGATCGTTCCATAATAGTAGGCAGTTCTTGGGAAGAATCCCACAATGCCAACAAAAAAGAACACCAGGAATACATTTGTAACTTCCCAAACCGGTGATAAATAGCGTTGTATAATTCGCGTTAAAATATGCTGTTTTCCGCGGAATAGACTGTATGCGTTGAAAAATCCTGCTCCAAAATCAATAGACGCAACGATGACATAGCCGAATAGAAACAGCCATAAGACGGAAATTCCGAGGATCTCAAGCGTCATCGAAGCTCACCTTCTTTCTCCAGCTCACGGTCGGCCAATTCCTGCTCGACCGGATTTTTGCGGAACATTCTGGTGAGGACAATGAAGCTTCCGATTGCCAGCACGAGATATAATCCTGCAAACAGCAGAAGCATAAGGTCTACCTGGCCGCTTGAAGTTGCAGCATCTTCAGTACGCATGATGCCCCGGAGAATCCACGGCTGCCGTCCCACTTCCGCAAACCACCATCCCGCTTCAATCGCAATGATCGATAATGGTCCGCCAAGAACGATCAGCCAGCGGAACCATTTCGCCGAAACAAAGCGCATTTTAAACCAGGTGCCCAGGACATAGATGAGTGATAGTGCCGTCATCCACATGCCAATGGTTACCATAAGGTCAAATAAATAATGGATATAAAGCGGCGGAATTTCATCTTCCGGAAATTGATCGAGTCCGATCACCTCTGCATTCGGATTGCTGTGTGCAAGAATGCTGAGTGCATATGGAATCTTAATTGCATACTTCACTTCTCCGTCATCAAGAACCCCATAAAGCATTAACGGTGCCCCTTCTTCTGTCTCAAAATGCCACTCAGCGGCAGCCAGTTTTTCAGGCTGGTATTCTGCAAGATATTTCCCAGAGAAGTCACCAATTACCGCTGTAGCGATTGAGAAAATCAATCCGATTTTCATTGTAAGCATTAATGCCTTCTTATGGTAAATATGATTCGATCCTTTCAAAAGGCGATAAGCACCTATTGATGCCAGAACAAAAGCTGATGTCATATAGGCAGTGGAAAGCACATGCGCAACCTTTGTCGGCATGGCAGGAGTGAACATCGCCAGTACCGGGTTAACATTAACAAGCTGGCCATTCACAATATCAAATCCCTGCGGCGCGTTCATAAATGCATTTACAATTGTAATGAAAATTGCTGAAAATGATGCCCCAATTGCGACCGGGATTAATAAAAGCAAATGCTTCTTCTGATTCTCAAAGCGATCCCAAGTATAGAGATAGATCCCGAGAAATATCGCTTCAAAGAAAAAAGCAAATGTCTCCATAAACAGAGGCAGCGCAATGACATTGCCTGCGAGTTCCATAAAGTTAGGCCACAGCAATGAGAGCTGCAGTCCGATGGCAGTGCCGGTAACAACTCCGACAGCCACGGTAATGACAAAACCGCGCGTCCATCTTCTGGCAAGCAGAATATAATGTTCATCCTGCTTTTTGATTCCCACCCACTGCGCTATCATAATCATGAGCGGGATGCCGACACCAATGGTTGCGTAAATGATATGAAAGGATAATGTCAGCTCTGTTAAGACACGGCTGAAAAAAACTGATTCTTCATTTCCCATTTAATATTCTCCTTTTCCTATCCTGCAAAAATGCGTCCGATAAAAGAAAGCCCCATAATGATAGCCACTGTAAAAGCAAGCCACATTAATATGCGTTCCTGTTTTTTATACATTCACTCACTCCTCTTGAATGCTCACTATATCACATTATTGCACAGTTCCAGCCTAAAAGCTGTGACACTTAAACAACATTTATATGAGGAAAATGTGAAACTATGTAATTCCTTTTACAGCTCCCTATTCCCTTTTGAGCATAGATTAAAACGAAAAGGACATTGGAATTTGCCATGCCAAGTTTAAACAGAGATTTCTGTGTATATGTAGACCCTAATGCAGATATCTCTGCGTCGTTAGTTTTGTCTTTTTTTGTCCATTGAGCCGGCTCCTGTTTTTCTTATTAATCTGTTCAACCCTTCAAGTTTATTCTTTTTTGCCAATAAAAATCCCGGTGCATACACACCGGGCAAGAGTTAAATTTTTTTCACTGCCGTTTCTGGATCTTCACCGCCTGATACCAGGTCGAATGCCCGCTTATAGGTATTTTCCTTATCCAGCACAGCATAAAGGGTTTTAGCTACATCCTCCCGAGGAATGAAGCCCCGCTCCAAGTTTTCCGCTGCTTTAATTTTGCCGGTTCCCGGGTCATTTGTCAGGCCGCCCGGACGTACGATTGTGTAGTTCAAGCTGCTTTTTTCCAGAATTCTGTCGGCATAATGCTTCGCCGCGAAATATGGCTTGATCGTTTCACTCCACTTATCGCGATTATTTGCCTGGATAGCGCTCACCATAATAAACCGTTCCACACCAGCCTTCTCAGCCGCTTCAATTGTTTTTGCCGCTCCGTCAAGGTCAATCAGCAGAGTTTTGTCATAGCCGGTATTTCCGCCGGAACCTGCAGAAAATACAATCGCATCACAGCCTTTGGCTGCTTCAGCCAATTCATCAACTGTTCCTTCAAGGCTTGCTAGGGCCGTTTCCACGCCCATATCTTCAAACTGGCGGACCTGCTCTTCTTTTCTGACCATTGCTCTGGCTGTATGTTTATCCTCTTCTTTTATAAGCTTGACCAGCTGCTTTCCAATTTGCCCGCTTGCTCCGACGATAAGAACTTTCATGGATACCTGCCCCTTTCTGTTTTATGGCCTTTATTTTTTCAAAAGAATAATGCGTTATCAAATGAACTGTTTAAGGATCCAAACGAACAATTCGCCTTTTATAAAGAGCCGCAATTGTATTCATGATTAATACAGGGATTTTCTTTGGAAAATATCTTCTTCTGTAAAATTTATAGAATGCATGCTTCAAGTCATCCCACTGTGTGCAATTCTTCGTTTGCTTAAATCGGGCAACATCAATGATTTTAATATGCCCATCCTCTGTAAGAATAATGTTGCGCAGGTGAATATCCGAGGGATTTAGCCCACTTTCCCTCGCAAGTTTTAAGGCTTCATCAATTTGTCTTATTGTCTCCTCTTTTATCGGTACCCCCTGTGCAAGACAATCAAACAGAGTCAGCCCCTGCACATAATCAATTACAATATAGTTATCTCCAGAGCCATACAAAGAGGGGTAGTATGGATGGTCAGGCAATGCCCTGTAAATCTCCGCTTCATCCCTGGCAATTCTTTTAAATTCCGGAAAAAAGACTTTTAATACAAGATTGGTTTCTTTAATCCTAAAAGCAAAGGCACTTCTCCCTGCCCCAATAAATTCCAGGCTGTTATCATTTGCTAGAAGTCTGGTCCAATTAAGACTTCTGGAAAATTTCACACTGTCTGCAAGCTGTTGATACAGTTTCATTATTAAACCTCCCTGTTCCAGACTCTCCTAAAAAATAAAAGGCACTGAGCCATTTATTGGTCTCAGCGCCTTAAAAACAAAAGAGACCTTACCAAATAAATGGTAAAGGTCTCGCAAGCAACATCTGTTGCCAGTAAAGCCGGAGATTTAACATCCCGTATTGACGACTCTACTTGAAAGCTACTCCCCTTTAGGAAGAATCCGAACTATTTTGTTAGCTTAATTATATGTTGTATGCAGATATTAGTCAAATGATTCGGCCGCTCAAAAACTAATTATTCCTCAAAAATAGAGTTTGAAAGCAATCGGAAGAGATAATCCGTGTGATCACGGAAGCCCGCTTCAAGGCCGATTAACGTAACATCCTTATCCTGCTCTTTTACCATGATAGCCTGGCCCTGTGCTGCATTGCGATTTTTCCAGTGTCCGGCGACAAAGAAATCTTCTTCATCAGTAATGGCTGCCAGTACTTCATCATTTTCTGTGCCAGTATACCAGACTGGGCGGTAAACAAATCCAAGGTCATCTTCAGTGTAGCCTGCTGATGCGCCTGTGCCTTTATAATCTACCTTAATGATTCCATTGCTGTTGGATCCCCCTGTATTAATAACATCGTCAGTCAGGCCAAGAGTCTTTGTGGCACGGGAAGCACCGGCGCCTACAGCAATATATTTTCCGCCTTCAGAAACGAATCTTTCTACATATCCTTTAAATGCAGCCAGCTCTTCCTGATTTTTAAGGCCAAATTCTTTATTGGCATTGCTTAAATTTGAAGAAATTAAATTTTCTGTTCCGCTGTAAACAAAGACATCATGGGAAGCAAGACCGTTATTCGCTACTTCTGATGGCGTTAATTCCGTGACACTAAAGCCTAATCTTTCAAGAGCCAGTTTTGTTCCTGAATGAGTTTGAGCCTTGTTCATCCCTCCATCTTTTAAGATGGCTACACTTACTTCGCCAATTGCTTTAGCTCCAGCAGGAACCTTCCCAGAAGTGATATTAAGGCCAGAATCCTTAACAGCTGCTGAAATGGCATTCGCTGATCCCTCAGCATAGAAGTTACCTTTACTGTCGCGTTTAACCATTATCCCCTGCTCAAGAAGTGTATTCACGAGCTGAACTGCTTTCACGGAGCTGTTTGGAATAATATAAGGTCCTTTTCCGCTGATTGAGCCCTGTTCTTTTACATTATTCACTTTCGAAACCGCTGCCTTTACATCACTTTGAACAGCGATTGCTTCAAAGCCCCATAGCTCCGGAAGACTCCAGGCAGAAATATCATACATGGCAGGTGTATCATCAGTTATGTCCTCTCCATCCCAAAGCATGGTGTTTGCCAGTCCAGCCTTTGCCTGATCCATCGGTACGATGTAAGTGCCTTTCGGATAGGTCTTTCCATCAGATGTAAAGGCTTGTGAAGCCTGTACAACCTCGATATCATTCTTAATTAAATGATTCACAGCCTTATTTGTTACTGTGGGATCTTTCTCATTCACAGGCAGGACATACGCTTTTGGGAAATATCCCTCTTCATGGAAAGGGTGATCAAAGTTAATACCGCGCTTAAACATTTCAATTTGATCGGTAATCATTTCGTCCTTATTTTCTGTTGCATATTTTAATGCTCCCATAATGGCATTGTACATCCAGCGTACGCCATCTTCGTCATTTGTCGGAGCTTCAAGGGTATGCCCATATGCACCATGATACATGGCGTACATCGGTGTGAAAATCGGCGGGTAATCATCCCAGCCTGCAGAATCATCACGCTGCGGAATGTAGGTGCCTTCCATGTCACTATACAGTTTGCCTGTGTAATGATCCTTGTCGTCCATGATTTCAGCTTCCATAGCTGCCGCCTGATCATTAGCCCATTTTTGGTATAAATCATACTCATAGTTTGGATTATGAGGCGGTGTACAAGGTTCAATCAAACCCTGTTTGTTTGGCGCATAATTTTTCACATACCCATGTGTATCAAGGAACACCATCGGGTTCCACTCTTTAATAAGAGAGACGGTTTCCTGCGTTTCAGGCTGTGATTGCGTGATAAAATCACGGTTCAAATCAATTCCTTCACCATTAAAACGGGTCGCATCCACACGACCATCCGGGTTCTGCACCACGTTAAAAATTAGAATGTTATTATCCAGAATCTCCTTTGTCTCCCCGTCATTCTGTGTGGCAAAACGTTCAATCAGCTGCATCACTGCATCGCTTCCCACAAACTCTGTCCCATGGATCGATCCATTGATCATGATTGGCACTTTAAAATCCTGATTTTTAGCAATCCAATCCTGGGCTTTTTCAGGGTTTTTGAACATCTGCTTTCTTAGAGCCTGAAATTTGCCAAACTTGCCATGTGCACCAGGGTCTGCAATGGTGACAACATAGAGTGGATTTCCATCAGCGGAAGTTCCTTTTACCTCCACCTTCACTCTATTAGACTGTTTTTCAATTTCTGCAAGTTTTGTCCCTATTACTGAGAATTTCATAAAGTCGTAGTTTTCGCTATTAAATAAACTTCCGTCCTTTTCCTCTGACACATTAACATTGATCCACTTCGGACTAACGGCATGAGCGGAACTTAATGGAACAGATGCCAAAATACTTGCTGCCAGAACTCCTGATAAAACTTTCCTTTTTTTCATTATGTACCTCCAGTTGCACTTTTTGTATATTTATAAGATAGAGTTCATTTTAATTCAATTTGTTCAGTTGTGGCAATGCTACTATTTTCCTAAAATAATCTATTTAAATAGAAAAGAGGGACCAAGAAATGATCCCTTCTACTTTTCTACTTAAATGCTTCAACTCCACCCTGAACAGGAAGAATTATATGGCTTCTTTCCGGATCGACGGTTATTTTCGTGCCTGCCTCCGGTCTGATTGTATAGTTATAATCACTCGATAAAACGACGACTCCCAGGCGATCACCTTTTTTAAACACATAATCATCCGGCTGCATATCCCATGTAAATGTATATTCACGGTTCTGTGTAAGCCCAGAAGATCTATTTTCACTGTGAAGGTTCTGCGGATCCATCCACCCTCTAGTAACAATTTCCGGCTTTCCTTCCCCATATTTAACAAGAAGGGCTGTTAAGTTGGCTGTTTCCCGATCAATGCTGGCACGAATCTGAATCTCTGGTGTCCCGCTCATGCGAATATCGTTTTCTAAAGGCGGAGTCAAATAGACGAGCCTATTAGCTAATGAAGCATCAGGATTCAGAGCCAGCTCTTCAGCCTTAATTGCTGCATCGTCCACAAAATGCTGATTTTTCTTGTTCTTATTTGGTACGGGCTGCCATTCTAAGCTGCCGCCTCCATCGGAAGCCGGTTTAAAATGTAGTTTTGCGCCTGTTGTTCCTGTAGCCGGCCAGTTTGTCTCTGCATGCCACGTCTTATCCTCTCTTTGAATATCAACCATTGGTTCATCCATGACATCATTTTTAATATCATACAGCCAGTAATCAAACCATTTATTTAAAGTCGGGAGCCAAACATCACGTCTGAAGCTGTAGGGGCTGGAATGGCCGCCCTGATGGAGCCACATTTTCCTCGGAACATCATTCTCGCCAAGTGCCTGCCACCAATCTGAAAAATGCTTTGTTTTAACATTCCAGTCATTTAATCCATGGACAATAAAAACACTTGCTTTTACGTGATCAGCATCCTTTGTATAATCTCTTTTACTCCAGAATTCATTATAATCACCAGTCTCCCTGTCCTGGCCTTCCGTTAATTCTTTTATGACATTGCTGCATGCTTCAGGGTTTTTCCTGGTTAAAATCGCTTCCGCCATATTATCCGCATCTTCACCTTGATATCCGCCTGGTGCAATCACAGCACCATTTGAACGATAATAGTCATACCAGCTGCTGATTGCAGCAATAGGCACAATTGTTTTAAGGCCTTCCACTCCAGTGGCGGCCACAGCATTTGGCAGTGTTCCGTTATAGGAAACTCCTGTCATCCCAACGTTTCCTGTTGACCAATCAGCTTTTATTTCCTGTCCCTCTGCATTGAAAGCTTTTGTTCTTCCATTCAGCCAATCAATTACAGCCCGTGTTCCAAGGATTTCATGTTCATCCCCGGTTGTAGGACAGCCGTCAGAAAGGCCTGTCCCTACGCTTTCCGCCAGAACAACCGCATAGCCTCTGGGCACAAAATAATCATCATAATATCCCGGGAGATTTGCCTGCGGTTTCCCCTTTTCCCCCTTGTCTTTCCCCTTTCTTGGCACAGTGTTAAGTTCTGTATCCACATCATAAACCGGTACACCTTTAATTCCGGAACGGTAAGGGCTCATTTCATAAATAACAGGTACCTTTAAACCTTCCTCTGTTTCTTTTGGCCTGATAATATCAGCTCGTACCCTATCCAGCTTTCCATCCCGATCACTGTCAGTGGCTGTTTCAACAAAAACTCTTTCGACAATGGCATCGTCCAGGGAAAATACGGGCTGTGTCATGCCATTTTCGACTTTAATCTGTGTTTCAGCTGAGGCAATGCCGCTGTGGCTGTCTTTACCTGTTGAAGGGAAAGCCCCTCCAGTAACCAGCGGGAAAGCGATGGCTGATGTTAGGAACACTTTTAATGCAGATTTTTTCATAAAAATCCTCCCTTTATAAAACCTTATAATTTTCAGAATATATCAAATCCACAAAAGTTTCGATAGCCGAAAGACCTGTATTTTTTAGAAGGTAAGAGATAACAAGCCACCGGAGTCCTTCTAAAGTCATGACAAAAGATGTATGTATCATTGATATGGTACTTTGCATCTATCATTTTCTTGAATCCTAAAAGTTAATATCTTCCTTATCTCCCAGAATTAATTAACCTGCTAGGATAATCGATTCGTTTTACTCTCTGTTAAAAGGAAGCAGAGCTATGTAAGCGAATACATATAGATGGATTACTAGTCGAGGGGGAATAAATGATGAAAGTTGGAAAGAAAGCTTCTTCTGTCATGCTTGCAGCGATTCTGACAGCTTCAAGTTTGTATGGGGTGCCTGTTCAATTTGTGCAGACTGCTGAGGCAGCGCAAAGCCAGGCAGAACATCCCGGCTCAAAGGCGTTTGATCAGAAGGTTATCGCAAGGATAGAGGCAGCTCGCATGATGGAGGATGTCAGGTATTTATCAGAAACCATCGGGCCGCGGGTTGCAGGAACTGATGCGGAAAAAGAGGCCGCAAATTTCATTCAAAAACGCCTTGAGTCATATGGCTACACAGTCGAAACACAAGAGTTCAGCATTCCTGATAAAATGGCTGGAGGTTTGCACACCAGTGATTTGAAGGAGGTTCTAGTAACTATTCCTTCCGGGTCCGGATCGACGCCTGAAGAAGGAATTACCTCTGAATTATATGATGCCGGATTAGGCAGGGCAGCTGATTTCTCAGAGGAAGCATCAGGAAAAATAGCACTCATCTCACGGGGAGACATTACTTTCTCTGAAAAAGTTTTAAATGCAGTAAATGCCGGTGCTGCAGGGGTCCTCATTTACAATAATGTGGATCAGCCCGCCCCTATGAATCCCTCAATCGGGGGTCCATATACTATTCCTGTGGGAAGCATAACGAAAGCAAGCGGAGAAGCACTCCTTCAAGATGTTGCGGCACAAAACAAAACGGTAACACTGAGTGTAAAGAGATTTCAAAACATAAAATCGCAAAACATTATTGCCGTCAAGAACCCTAAGCCTAATAAAGGCGGTGAAGCTGATATTGTCCACATTTCTGCGCATTTCGATAGTGTCCCATTTGCTCCAGGGGCAAGCGATAACGCATCAGGTACTGCTGTTGCCCTTGAGCTGGCGAGAGTTCTGAAAAGTTATCCTTCTGACAAAGAATTGCGTTTTGCATTTGTAGGTGCAGAAGAAATTGGGCTTCTTGGTTCTAAGCATTATGTCAGTCAGCTGAGCGGCAGTGAAATAGAGCGGAGCATTGCAAATTTCAATATGGATATGGTAGGTACAGCATGGGAAAATGCAACCGCGATTTACATGAATACTCTTGATGGCCAGGCAAATATTGCAACAGAAACTGCTCTTGCTACTGCAGAGCGCATTGGCACACCTTCTGAATTAGTGCTTTATCAGCGCGGCGCATCCGATCATGTTTCTTTTCATGATGCAGGCATCCCGGCTGTTAACTTTATCAGACGGGAGCCTGTCACAGCGAATCTTGAGCCGTATTATCATACACCGCAGGATTCCATCGAGCACATAAGTGCCGAGCGGATGAAAGAAGCCGGGAACCTAATTGGCGCTTCAGTTTACAGCTTAATTCGAAAGTAGAAAAGTAGAATTGTTTTAAGGATCCCCAGGTTTTCCCCTGGGGATATTTTTTATTGCTTTCCAGCTATCCATCAAAGCCAATGCGTTTACATGCAAAATAAAAGGGTAAACTATCTTCGTTCTAAACCTCTTGTTTAATAATTGATGTTTTTACCGTTTAAATTGTAAAGAATTCGGGTAACATAATTGTAACATTACAAATAAATTAACTAACTGCCTGTTAGTCCTTTATATCCCTAAAGGAGGGAGTCATCATGGATTTTGAACACGAGGCTGTCATACTAAAGAGAGAACTCTCCCTTCTCATGGATGAATATGAAAGGTGCGAGATTGACGACGTAAAAAGTGAAATATCAAAGGATATTCAACTGCTGAGCCGTGCAATAGACGATATACTTAATTAAGTATATACCTGGGCATGGCTTTTTTTTATATTTTAATTTCCCGTTTTTTTAACCCATGGTTTATATT
This DNA window, taken from Cytobacillus sp. FSL H8-0458, encodes the following:
- the cydS gene encoding cytochrome bd oxidase small subunit CydS, whose translation is MAEFVMFYAPFIVIFGSIATAFWLAGKDERVEE
- a CDS encoding cytochrome d ubiquinol oxidase subunit II; this encodes MTLEILGISVLWLFLFGYVIVASIDFGAGFFNAYSLFRGKQHILTRIIQRYLSPVWEVTNVFLVFFFVGIVGFFPRTAYYYGTILLVPASIAIVLLAIRGSYYAFTTYGGLRQKRWTYLYGLSGLFIPASLSIVLTISEGGFVSESSEGLELDYWTLFTSPLTWSIVVLSITAVLYISAVFLTWYANKASDEPATELLRKYALIWAVPSIVTAAGIIVELRDHNPEHFSRLMDLWWLFGISFLLFAGTVYLIWKRRYYGLAFGLLTGQFFVAFFAYGISHYPYLLYPYLTIYDGFTNEAMAIALVIAFIAGLGLLLPSLYLLLRLFLFNKDYVQGKRDDHA
- a CDS encoding cytochrome ubiquinol oxidase subunit I translates to MGNEESVFFSRVLTELTLSFHIIYATIGVGIPLMIMIAQWVGIKKQDEHYILLARRWTRGFVITVAVGVVTGTAIGLQLSLLWPNFMELAGNVIALPLFMETFAFFFEAIFLGIYLYTWDRFENQKKHLLLLIPVAIGASFSAIFITIVNAFMNAPQGFDIVNGQLVNVNPVLAMFTPAMPTKVAHVLSTAYMTSAFVLASIGAYRLLKGSNHIYHKKALMLTMKIGLIFSIATAVIGDFSGKYLAEYQPEKLAAAEWHFETEEGAPLMLYGVLDDGEVKYAIKIPYALSILAHSNPNAEVIGLDQFPEDEIPPLYIHYLFDLMVTIGMWMTALSLIYVLGTWFKMRFVSAKWFRWLIVLGGPLSIIAIEAGWWFAEVGRQPWILRGIMRTEDAATSSGQVDLMLLLFAGLYLVLAIGSFIVLTRMFRKNPVEQELADRELEKEGELR
- a CDS encoding SDR family oxidoreductase, encoding MKVLIVGASGQIGKQLVKLIKEEDKHTARAMVRKEEQVRQFEDMGVETALASLEGTVDELAEAAKGCDAIVFSAGSGGNTGYDKTLLIDLDGAAKTIEAAEKAGVERFIMVSAIQANNRDKWSETIKPYFAAKHYADRILEKSSLNYTIVRPGGLTNDPGTGKIKAAENLERGFIPREDVAKTLYAVLDKENTYKRAFDLVSGGEDPETAVKKI
- a CDS encoding protein kinase family protein; its protein translation is MKLYQQLADSVKFSRSLNWTRLLANDNSLEFIGAGRSAFAFRIKETNLVLKVFFPEFKRIARDEAEIYRALPDHPYYPSLYGSGDNYIVIDYVQGLTLFDCLAQGVPIKEETIRQIDEALKLARESGLNPSDIHLRNIILTEDGHIKIIDVARFKQTKNCTQWDDLKHAFYKFYRRRYFPKKIPVLIMNTIAALYKRRIVRLDP
- a CDS encoding M14 family zinc carboxypeptidase, translated to MKKRKVLSGVLAASILASVPLSSAHAVSPKWINVNVSEEKDGSLFNSENYDFMKFSVIGTKLAEIEKQSNRVKVEVKGTSADGNPLYVVTIADPGAHGKFGKFQALRKQMFKNPEKAQDWIAKNQDFKVPIMINGSIHGTEFVGSDAVMQLIERFATQNDGETKEILDNNILIFNVVQNPDGRVDATRFNGEGIDLNRDFITQSQPETQETVSLIKEWNPMVFLDTHGYVKNYAPNKQGLIEPCTPPHNPNYEYDLYQKWANDQAAAMEAEIMDDKDHYTGKLYSDMEGTYIPQRDDSAGWDDYPPIFTPMYAMYHGAYGHTLEAPTNDEDGVRWMYNAIMGALKYATENKDEMITDQIEMFKRGINFDHPFHEEGYFPKAYVLPVNEKDPTVTNKAVNHLIKNDIEVVQASQAFTSDGKTYPKGTYIVPMDQAKAGLANTMLWDGEDITDDTPAMYDISAWSLPELWGFEAIAVQSDVKAAVSKVNNVKEQGSISGKGPYIIPNSSVKAVQLVNTLLEQGIMVKRDSKGNFYAEGSANAISAAVKDSGLNITSGKVPAGAKAIGEVSVAILKDGGMNKAQTHSGTKLALERLGFSVTELTPSEVANNGLASHDVFVYSGTENLISSNLSNANKEFGLKNQEELAAFKGYVERFVSEGGKYIAVGAGASRATKTLGLTDDVINTGGSNSNGIIKVDYKGTGASAGYTEDDLGFVYRPVWYTGTENDEVLAAITDEEDFFVAGHWKNRNAAQGQAIMVKEQDKDVTLIGLEAGFRDHTDYLFRLLSNSIFEE
- a CDS encoding Xaa-Pro dipeptidyl-peptidase, whose translation is MKKSALKVFLTSAIAFPLVTGGAFPSTGKDSHSGIASAETQIKVENGMTQPVFSLDDAIVERVFVETATDSDRDGKLDRVRADIIRPKETEEGLKVPVIYEMSPYRSGIKGVPVYDVDTELNTVPRKGKDKGEKGKPQANLPGYYDDYFVPRGYAVVLAESVGTGLSDGCPTTGDEHEILGTRAVIDWLNGRTKAFNAEGQEIKADWSTGNVGMTGVSYNGTLPNAVAATGVEGLKTIVPIAAISSWYDYYRSNGAVIAPGGYQGEDADNMAEAILTRKNPEACSNVIKELTEGQDRETGDYNEFWSKRDYTKDADHVKASVFIVHGLNDWNVKTKHFSDWWQALGENDVPRKMWLHQGGHSSPYSFRRDVWLPTLNKWFDYWLYDIKNDVMDEPMVDIQREDKTWHAETNWPATGTTGAKLHFKPASDGGGSLEWQPVPNKNKKNQHFVDDAAIKAEELALNPDASLANRLVYLTPPLENDIRMSGTPEIQIRASIDRETANLTALLVKYGEGKPEIVTRGWMDPQNLHSENRSSGLTQNREYTFTWDMQPDDYVFKKGDRLGVVVLSSDYNYTIRPEAGTKITVDPERSHIILPVQGGVEAFK
- a CDS encoding M20/M25/M40 family metallo-hydrolase — translated: MKVGKKASSVMLAAILTASSLYGVPVQFVQTAEAAQSQAEHPGSKAFDQKVIARIEAARMMEDVRYLSETIGPRVAGTDAEKEAANFIQKRLESYGYTVETQEFSIPDKMAGGLHTSDLKEVLVTIPSGSGSTPEEGITSELYDAGLGRAADFSEEASGKIALISRGDITFSEKVLNAVNAGAAGVLIYNNVDQPAPMNPSIGGPYTIPVGSITKASGEALLQDVAAQNKTVTLSVKRFQNIKSQNIIAVKNPKPNKGGEADIVHISAHFDSVPFAPGASDNASGTAVALELARVLKSYPSDKELRFAFVGAEEIGLLGSKHYVSQLSGSEIERSIANFNMDMVGTAWENATAIYMNTLDGQANIATETALATAERIGTPSELVLYQRGASDHVSFHDAGIPAVNFIRREPVTANLEPYYHTPQDSIEHISAERMKEAGNLIGASVYSLIRK